The region ATATTGTCCCAACACGTGGTGTGGTCAATTCACGGGAGGTGATCATGGGATGCCAACTATTATATTAGAGGTGGTTGTTTCAAATGACCTATGGTTTTGGCATGCATTCTTTGGTATGGCAGTGTCAAACAATGACCTGGACGTGCTTAGAGCGTGTCCGTTATTTAACAATATTAtccaagttaaaacaccaaacaAGCCATACATTGTGAATGACAATGAACATATGTATGGGTATTACCTAGGTGATAAGATATATCAAGAGTATGCTAAAATTGTCATGTCATACACATATCCAGTCGatgaaaaacaaaaattgttCAAGTTAGCACATAAATTTGTAAGGAAGGATGCAAAATGAACATTTGGAGTCCTCAAACAAAAGTGGCATATAATCAAACATCCGACATGAACATGAGATAGGGCAAAATTGATAGCAGTGTTGACTGCTTGTGTAATTTTACATATCATGATAATAGAAGAAGAGGATAAGGCTATTTGTGTGTATATCAGGAACGATACACTTAATATACTTTGAATAATACAAGTTGGCAGCTCGACATACTTCACAAAGGTTTTGGAAATACAAAATCGTGAAATGCACTACAATCTACGTCACGATTTGACAGAGCACACATGGGAAAGACAATTCCAAGGATAAAATGACAATGATGACGACGAGGATGAGGAAGGTGATGACAAGGTGAATGAGGACGGTGAcaatgttttaaatatttatgttttctaagtaatataatattttatttggtatgttttatgtttttttaaatattaatttaaatttctctatgtttaaaatatttatttatgttataaattatgttttttttattttgtttaatgttaaaaaaataaaaaaataaatattgttgAGTGGTATCCGTTTTCAATGTCTAGTCGTTTGATGGTGGGTTTGTAATGAAGCTGCGTTGAGTTGACAATGTTTTTTGAGTGGCTTGTATGTGACCACTCCCTAGAGTATTGCAATAGTGAAAATGTATCTTTAGGTGGTCTGcttcttaatttattaattactCATCGTTGattattttgttatataatgaccACAAGTGCAGCAAAATATTCCCGACATTATGTGGGCCATCtcatgtagttttttttttttaaccggAAAATCTAATCTACTCTTAAGCTAACAACACCTATTACACAacgagacttgaaccctcgacctcaaagagggatGACACCACCTGATACCGTTGGACAACAAGCCCTTTGGGATAAAGCAACTACTCATGTAGTTGCTTTatccttttttatttttctgtatATAACATGAACCTTTTTTTTAGAACGAGTATATGCCAAGGAGAGAACCTAGGACCTCCTTGTTAATAACTCCTTGTTAGACTCCTTTTTAGCCAAGTGGGCTAGCCCAAATTGTGAACCTTTCTTGACATTGAGTTGATGTTTGTGGCAAAAACATTATGAATTATGAtccatttagatttttttttccttATTGACATCGTATTCTACATGGTTTTAAAAAGCTCCAATTGACATCGTATTCTACATGGTTTTAAAAAGCTCCAATGTCAGTTTCTTGTTCATCGTGTGATGGGAATGGGTATGTTAGGTGACCACAAGAAGCAAAATAGTATGTACCATTTTTTTATAATCACTACCACGTACCAACAGACATTAACAAAACATTTGAAACCCACATcaaatgtaagtgtttgtaaatcattctgctttggctcttgaaatttTAATTGTATTCACATCTTATAATGGTCACTAATGTCATCATAATCATGCCATGTCCACAAATAAATAAGGAGGTGACTAGTAAAAAAGCTAGAGCTATCCGTTGTTTTAATGGGTACATTTTCATGGACAATACccttttaataaatattaaataatatggAAGTACAATGCTGTAAGAAGaagaaacaaaactaaaatgctataataaaaaaataaaatagaaagctcattgttatttcttgcatttagcccatAACTGATGAAATTGAGAAGTATGCTATGAATGGATATCTCAATAAACTCAACAAACAAGAACGTAGCCTCTGTATTGAATTAGAACACACAAAAGCTTCTCTGTATTGAATTAAAACACTCAAAACAACACAAGAAAAACAAAGATAAACCTAATGATTTGCTAGAGATTCCAAGACCAAAATTTGACAAAGGATACCTTCACCCTCTTTCCTACTATCCTCTAATAGTACTCTAGCATAACAAACTAAATAAGTAACATACCTAAATTACCCCTCTACTAATAAGATGCTCCTTATTTActgattttcccaaaatacccttatctCAAGTAGATGCTTAAGGTGCATGGTAGCAATACCCCACCCCCAAAGATTTACCTTGTCCTCAAGGTGGATAGTGATGTTGTATAGCATCTGGTATCAATTACAACGACCAATGGTCAGAATCTTTCAATACTCGAGAAAACTTGCTTGGTAGACCTTGAAGATTCCCCCTCACCCTACAAATGAAGGAAAAGtaagaaaattttaaaagttgTGTAAGTATACACAATAAAATACAAAATGCTATGAATACAGATAGTTACTTGGAAGTGTATATATTAATTTACATTTTCTTTATTAAACAGAATTAATGACTCTTTGTGATACATCTCTTCCAAAATTTTTGAGGCAATTTATCCATTGTCAACATGATGTTTGGTCCTATCGTAAGAAGGCATATATCAATAAGATTCCTTATAAATCAAGCAAATATGCTAAAACAATTTCATATTGTTCTCCAAATTGCAATGGTttgtttctaacgaaatttttTACCCAACAACAACATCTACTGAACATGATGAATCTATGAATTGGTCTCAAGTGTATATCACACGAATGGTGAGAATTTGATTTGGTGTTTAGACAAGGTATGAACAGAAACTCATAACCGTATTCAATGTTTGTGGAATTCTAAAATTGCCATTTTCAAGCATTCATTGCAAGGTTATAACTCATCTTATTTTGTTGCATCCTATACCAATTGCGAAATTTCATTCCTAATATTTGGTTGTGTATAACTGTTGTTCATGCGAAGAGAGAAAAGGTTTGGGTGTCAAAAAGTATGCCTCATGTGCGCCACCATTTATGCCAGGCTTCCTTGGGGATAAAGCTCTGAACCACAATTCTTTTTGTGCTGAAAACAAATAAAAAGTTATGTGTTAATCATTATTCACAAACAATCCGGTTCGACAAAGTAGTCcagatatatttatgtgatccaACATATTAAAAGACTTAATCAACTGTATGTACTGATAAGCTCCCACACAGAGTAAAGTGAATAAGCAGGAAATTCACAACCAGAAACAAGTAACTGATAATGAATGATATATATAATAGGGTTTTCCCATTCTTTTGAGAGGAAGGGACTCTGCAATAGTTTGGCTACTAGAATTTTCTTAGCTAACAATCTTCTAGAAAATGAAAAGTTTAAATACCCCTCAGGGTAGGGTAAAATGGATGCCACCACACCATACCAAACCAGAAATAAAGATAGTTATGATCCATCTTTTAAAATAAATGGGTCATTATGCATCTATTTAAAGAATGTGGGTGATGGGTGACGTAGGTCATTATACATAAGACATgacaataaaatatatttaacaaAAAATCACATCTACCTTGAAAGTCAGGGCCATCTGGAACGAATTTATGATGATATGGAAACAAATAAATGCCAGACACAAAAAAGCGCAAGTGGTTTAGGATGTATTGTCCTGTTGTTGTTTGAAAAGGGGAGAGATCTCCACCAATTATGTGATTCCATGACTTGTAATAACCCAacacatcttcttcttctccattatCATAGACAAAACTCACCCCACACTCCTTTACAAATTCATTATATGGCAGGGTAACAGTAATAGTAACATGGTCACCAGCCTCCATCTCATTCATCCCAAACATCCAATGACTTAACACCACCCAACACTTTCCACCTACACAATATCTGTCCGTGTAACGTTCGTATATCCACATGCGGTTCTTTGTTATATTACTAATTGTCATCATTGGCCATAGAGGGAACTGACCATATGGAACTGGAAAACAATCATCGGGAGGTTTCAATGTGTCAGCAGAGAAGCAGAAGTTGAGTCTTGTAAGGAGGTTGtatggagatgatgatgatgatgatgggatGGTAAATGATATTGATGGCCCCACGCTTCTATGTCTAAACCAACTCGGCATCTCCTCCCCCTCATACTTTGTGCTGAATATTCCAAATTCATAATACATCGTCTACCAAATACAAACCACCTTAATTAATCACCATAAGatgtatattatacatattcacATAGAGAcaaacaattaactaaaaaaaacctGGGTTCCAAATTCCTGAGAATTAGCTCCCAAATGCCTTTCGTTAAGGAAGTCTAAATTACTCCAGCCCAAGCTACGTAATACTTTTTCCTCAACACATACCATTGGTTGGATTTTGATTATGCCTTCAAATTCATATGAGAAAGCTGCGGAAGCCACCCGCCTTGGTGATAACTCTAGTGGGGACATCTCTGGATCAAATACGACTTTTCCTTGAAGATCCCCATTAACAGAAAAGAGCAACCTGCTTAGTGTACATGGAGGATGCTCAACTGACTTTAATTTTTTACAATTCTCCATACTAAGTATCTCAAGCCTAGGAAGGGTTCTCACACAACTGGGCATGGAATTTATAGGATTGCCATCTAAATATAATTCCTTTAACATGGATAGGCAACTCCAGTCCATGGGAAAGGATTTAGTGGACAAATTACTATTTGCAAGTGACAAACTTACTAGGGAACTCGGTAAAGAACTTGCAAACAACTTCAAATCACTTGGTATGGCACCCACAAAGGCAGGGGAAGAGGTTCTTGTATTTATGTCAATGTTGTTAGCCTTGCCCAATTCCAGTGAATCCGTATCCCTAATCTGGATTTGAGATTCACCAAGACTACAACCATCTAGCAACATTGTTTTAACATTCTTCAACATGCCTATGTTTCTTGGAAGTCTTTCAAGCTTCTTGCAGTAGCTCAAATCGATGAAGATAAGGTCAACACATTGCTCAATTGATTCACAAACCTCAACCAAACCAATGCAATTTCTAACTATTAACCTCTCAAGTGCAGGAAGTTGGTCAAATTCACCAAGACTATGAAGTTGTTTACAAAAACTTAAATTAAGAATCTTCAGTGATCCTAGCAACCTTTTCTCTTTTAAGCACGATCCATCCAACTGCAAAGATGGAGATAAATTAGAATAGTAGTGAAATTCATCCACTCAACATGAAAGAATGATAAATGAAATAAGTTACCTTTTTCCACGTCTCAAGTCGTTGTGGATTACTATACAACAACAGTAACATTAGCCCGATTCCATACAGATGGGATAAGGGGGAGGTAGGATGGTTGGCATCCCCCAACATAGGGTTGGGAAACTGCTTTCGTAGGAGACCATCGGCAAAGAGGAAATAAAAAAGCCAatacaaacaaataaaaaaaagtaaattttttgaAACAGCGTCCACATTAAATCGCTGTGGATTACTATAACAACCGACAAAAGACTTGATATTGCTGTATGACAGGTCAAGGGCGACAAGATTTTGTATAGGTAAGTTTAAAGGTAAAGACTGTAAAGGGTACCCATGCATACACAACCAACTTATTTCTTTTGGAAAGTTCTCATAAGACCCATTCATATGCACATAATTGAGTTGAAGTAGCCTCAACTTATCCATGTTGTTGAATGCATCTGTTTTCAACTCAAATGATGCACACAACTTTTCCTTCTCAAGCATCCGCATGTCAAGGGAAAGGCCTACAAGATTTCCCTTACCCTAAGAAAAAACCAATGGCCAAAAATAAAAATTAGACAATAAAAAGTAGTTTGAAACATGCACACTACCGACAAGTATACACAGACTCTTACCTTTTTTTGTTTCAACACTCTGAATGACTCCTTATGACACCATAATCGACTTCGCTTCCATGGCTTGTCAAGTGATTCTTGACGTACTTCAAATCTTCCCATCTCCTGAACCAACTGATGCATCCTCAATTCGTTATTAAATCCAATATTAAGGAGACATCTATCAATGAGATTCGTgatcccggatcttgtgtttatATCACATGCCTCTAATATTGTTTCGGTAAAATCTCTATCTGTTCCAACAAAAAAACAAGCAATATGCTTAAACAACTCCTTATCATTTTTGGATGGCAAGGATTCGAAGCTCATTTTCAAGACATTATTTATAGGGGAACTAATTTCTTTCTTTAACCCTTTAATGCACCCTTCCCAATAAGATACATCTCGATTATGCAAAGACTTTCCCAAAACTTCAAGAGCCAATGGATGTCCTTTACAATACATAACAAGCTTATCAGACACCTCTTCATATCCCACCTTGGGTTGGTTGCACATGAATGCATGGGAACACAAAAGTTGTAGCGATGCAAAATAATCTAAGCCTCGAAGCAAATGCCTTTCATGCTTGGGTTTAATGTTTGTTTTGAATAAAGAACAACTCTCTGTCAACCAACTGTCCTTTGTTGTAATTATAACTTTGCTTCCGGGAAGAAATCCTTTGCTTCCAAGTAATGCATCCAACTGAACAAGAGTACTGATATCATCAAGAACTAGAAACACCCTTTTACGGGCTAGTGCATTCTCTATCTTTGCAGTGTATACCGAAACATCATGAACTTTGATTGAACTTGATTTTGAAATGTCATTGCAGAGTTGTTCTTGTAAATCAAGCAACCCATTAAACTTCCCATTACATTTCCTTGTGATATCTTCAATATAGCTGCTTGTGTGGAATTCATGAGAATATAGCCCATAGACATGTTTAGCTAAAGATGTCTTCCCAATCCCACCTATACCATAAATAGTAAGTATGTCTGTCGTATGTGATGATGCATCTTTCAACCATGAAGTTACAAAGTTAATATGATTTTCCATCCCAATAAGTTGTGGTCCAATGCTCCTTAAGTGTATATGTAATCTACGGTGGATGTCCTTCACAACTTCTTCAATAAACTCGGTCTCTAACCTGAAAATTGATTATAtaagaacttcaaaacacaatctACAAAACTAATGAATCAGATTGGGAGATTTAATTTATTCAAAGACCCTAACTAAGATTATATCATAGTTGTTATTATTAATCGAGTTCTCACATCAAAACCATATTGTGGTTTGCATCAATATGGACAAAATGCCATGAAATACAAGATTTCGCTAATAGGCCACCAAACTTCCCTATGTTTCTACATGACCATCAAACTTAACCATCGATGTGGTTTTACATGGATTTGAACAAAATGCCATGAAATAGTTATAGGTTATCTTTTACTACATACAACTAAAAGCAGGTATTTATCATAAAAGCCACTATGATTTGAAGGCAGTATGGTATAATTAATAGTAGACGCATAGGAAACCCATCAAACTTTGGTTATTAaataaaaagcatgtaaaaatcGTGGAGAAGGTTTATCGAAATGCACGAACTTCTGataaaaaacaaacatataaaaattatcagAATGCCTAATCCATCTATATGAACTGATTTATAAGATCACATATTTGAAAACTTATTTTCAATTATGTGCATCTTCCATATATCCTAATACATCAAATATATGTCCATTTGATGATTTAGAAAAACTTATT is a window of Lactuca sativa cultivar Salinas chromosome 1, Lsat_Salinas_v11, whole genome shotgun sequence DNA encoding:
- the LOC111892172 gene encoding disease resistance protein RUN1 isoform X2, producing MVVLSEIPEGSSSSHVPPSSTHGHSSSTDDHRYDVFLSFRGVDTRHSFTDHLHKALIDANINTFLDDEEIETGEDLKPELETAIKASQASIIVLSKNYAFSTWCLDELVLILEQRMTSNHIVIPIFYHVEPTHVRKQQSSFGDAMAKHKQTMEEETNVNKRSQWAQKMDRWNKALIEVANLKGNDANGRLETEFIEEVVKDIHRRLHIHLRSIGPQLIGMENHINFVTSWLKDASSHTTDILTIYGIGGIGKTSLAKHVYGLYSHEFHTSSYIEDITRKCNGKFNGLLDLQEQLCNDISKSSSIKVHDVSVYTAKIENALARKRVFLVLDDISTLVQLDALLGSKGFLPGSKVIITTKDSWLTESCSLFKTNIKPKHERHLLRGLDYFASLQLLCSHAFMCNQPKVGYEEVSDKLVMYCKGHPLALEVLGKSLHNRDVSYWEGCIKGLKKEISSPINNVLKMSFESLPSKNDKELFKHIACFFVGTDRDFTETILEACDINTRSGITNLIDRCLLNIGFNNELRMHQLVQEMGRFEVRQESLDKPWKRSRLWCHKESFRVLKQKKGKGNLVGLSLDMRMLEKEKLCASFELKTDAFNNMDKLRLLQLNYVHMNGSYENFPKEISWLCMHGYPLQSLPLNLPIQNLVALDLSYSNIKSFVGCYSNPQRFNVDAVSKNLLFFICLYWLFYFLFADGLLRKQFPNPMLGDANHPTSPLSHLYGIGLMLLLLYSNPQRLETWKKLDGSCLKEKRLLGSLKILNLSFCKQLHSLGEFDQLPALERLIVRNCIGLVEVCESIEQCVDLIFIDLSYCKKLERLPRNIGMLKNVKTMLLDGCSLGESQIQIRDTDSLELGKANNIDINTRTSSPAFVGAIPSDLKLFASSLPSSLVSLSLANSNLSTKSFPMDWSCLSMLKELYLDGNPINSMPSCVRTLPRLEILSMENCKKLKSVEHPPCTLSRLLFSVNGDLQGKVVFDPEMSPLELSPRRVASAAFSYEFEGIIKIQPMVCVEEKVLRSLGWSNLDFLNERHLGANSQEFGTQTMYYEFGIFSTKYEGEEMPSWFRHRSVGPSISFTIPSSSSSSPYNLLTRLNFCFSADTLKPPDDCFPVPYGQFPLWPMMTISNITKNRMWIYERYTDRYCVGGKCWVVLSHWMFGMNEMEAGDHVTITVTLPYNEFVKECGVSFVYDNGEEEDVLGYYKSWNHIIGGDLSPFQTTTGQYILNHLRFFVSGIYLFPYHHKFVPDGPDFQAQKELWFRALSPRKPGINGGAHEGEGESSRSTKQVFSSIERF
- the LOC111892172 gene encoding disease resistance protein RUN1 isoform X1 — protein: MVVLSEIPEGSSSSHVPPSSTHGHSSSTDDHRYDVFLSFRGVDTRHSFTDHLHKALIDANINTFLDDEEIETGEDLKPELETAIKASQASIIVLSKNYAFSTWCLDELVLILEQRMTSNHIVIPIFYHVEPTHVRKQQSSFGDAMAKHKQTMEEETNVNKRSQWAQKMDRWNKALIEVANLKGNDANGRLETEFIEEVVKDIHRRLHIHLRSIGPQLIGMENHINFVTSWLKDASSHTTDILTIYGIGGIGKTSLAKHVYGLYSHEFHTSSYIEDITRKCNGKFNGLLDLQEQLCNDISKSSSIKVHDVSVYTAKIENALARKRVFLVLDDISTLVQLDALLGSKGFLPGSKVIITTKDSWLTESCSLFKTNIKPKHERHLLRGLDYFASLQLLCSHAFMCNQPKVGYEEVSDKLVMYCKGHPLALEVLGKSLHNRDVSYWEGCIKGLKKEISSPINNVLKMSFESLPSKNDKELFKHIACFFVGTDRDFTETILEACDINTRSGITNLIDRCLLNIGFNNELRMHQLVQEMGRFEVRQESLDKPWKRSRLWCHKESFRVLKQKKGKGNLVGLSLDMRMLEKEKLCASFELKTDAFNNMDKLRLLQLNYVHMNGSYENFPKEISWLCMHGYPLQSLPLNLPIQNLVALDLSYSNIKSFVGCYSNPQRFNVDAVSKNLLFFICLYWLFYFLFADGLLRKQFPNPMLGDANHPTSPLSHLYGIGLMLLLLYSNPQRLETWKKLDGSCLKEKRLLGSLKILNLSFCKQLHSLGEFDQLPALERLIVRNCIGLVEVCESIEQCVDLIFIDLSYCKKLERLPRNIGMLKNVKTMLLDGCSLGESQIQIRDTDSLELGKANNIDINTRTSSPAFVGAIPSDLKLFASSLPSSLVSLSLANSNLSTKSFPMDWSCLSMLKELYLDGNPINSMPSCVRTLPRLEILSMENCKKLKSVEHPPCTLSRLLFSVNGDLQGKVVFDPEMSPLELSPRRVASAAFSYEFEGIIKIQPMVCVEEKVLRSLGWSNLDFLNERHLGANSQEFGTQTMYYEFGIFSTKYEGEEMPSWFRHRSVGPSISFTIPSSSSSSPYNLLTRLNFCFSADTLKPPDDCFPVPYGQFPLWPMMTISNITKNRMWIYERYTDRYCVGGKCWVVLSHWMFGMNEMEAGDHVTITVTLPYNEFVKECGVSFVYDNGEEEDVLGYYKSWNHIIGGDLSPFQTTTGQYILNHLRFFVSGIYLFPYHHKFVPDGPDFQAQKELWFRALSPRKPGINGGAHEAYFLTPKPFLSSHEQQLYTTKY